The Fragaria vesca subsp. vesca linkage group LG2, FraVesHawaii_1.0, whole genome shotgun sequence genome includes a window with the following:
- the LOC101302803 gene encoding ABSCISIC ACID-INSENSITIVE 5-like protein 5-like produces MGANMNFKGFMTDFQGDGGGRPPGINNNNNSNALAREASIYSLTFDELQNSMGGPGKDFGSMNMDELLKSIWSAEETQTMVPSGVVTGGQDGYSQGHLPLQRQGSLTLPRTLSQKTVDEVWRNLSAKEENGGTAGPKAPQRQQTLGEMTLEEFLVRAGVVREDGQVGSKLGGSGFFGELARFGNGGGGGVGFGFQQPDRGSVGVMGSRISENGNQIGNLNSNMPLNANGVRSSQQQQQAPQQQPQQLQIFPKQQPVTYSTSQMALGPNSQLGSPGMRGGIMGIGEQGINNALVQSPVLQGGGGGGMGMVGLGAGNGRVAAVSPANQLSSDGIGNGKSNGTDTSSVSPMPYVFNNGFRGRKGGPVEKVVERRQRRMIKNRESAARSRARKQAYTMELEAEVAKLKEENQELKKKQDEMMELQKNQDIEIQNLQRGGKRRCLRRTQTGPW; encoded by the exons ATGGGTGCCAATATGAATTTCAAAGGGTTCATGACGGACTTCCAAGGCGACGGCGGAGGCCGGCCACCGGGAATCAACAACAACAACAACAGCAACGCCTTAGCGCGGGAGGCGTCGATCTACTCCCTCACGTTCGACGAGTTGCAGAACAGCATGGGTGGACCAGGTAAAGATTTTGGGTCTATGAACATGGATGAGCTGTTAAAGAGTATCTGGAGCGCGGAGGAGACTCAGACTATGGTCCCTAGTGGTGTGGTGACCGGAGGTCAAGATGGGTATAGTCAGGGGCACCTGCCTCTGCAGAGGCAGGGGTCGTTGACGCTGCCTCGGACGCTGAGCCAGAAGACGGTGGATGAGGTGTGGAGGAATCTTTCGGCTAAGGAAGAAAATGGCGGCACCGCCGGGCCGAAGGCGCCGCAGAGGCAGCAGACTTTGGGGGAGATGACGTTGGAGGAGTTCTTGGTAAGAGCTGGAGTTGTGAGAGAAGATGGTCAAGTTGGTTCTAAGCTAGGTGGCAGCGGGTTTTTCGGGGAGTTGGCTCGGTTTGGGAACGGTGGTGGTGGTGGTGTAGGATTCGGGTTTCAGCAGCCGGATCGTGGTAGTGTGGGGGTTATGGGGAGTAGGATTTCGGAGAATGGCAATCAAATTGGGAATTTAAATTCAAATATGCCGCTGAATGCTAATGGTGTTAGATCAAGTCAGCAACAGCAACAGGCACCGCAGCAGCAGCCGCAGCAGCTGCAAATATTCCCCAAGCAGCAGCCTGTGACTTACAGTACTTCACAGATGGCTCTGGGGCCGAATTCGCAGTTAGGGAGTCCGGGAATGAGGGGTGGGATTATGGGGATCGGCGAGCAGGGTATAAATAATGCTCTGGTTCAGAGTCCAGTGCTGCAAGGAGGAGGAGGAGGAGGGATGGGGATGGTTGGACTAGGAGCTGGCAATGGTCGAGTGGCTGCAGTGTCTCCGGCGAATCAGCTGTCGTCAGATGGGATTGGAAATGGGAAGAGTAATGGGACTGATACGTCGTCGGTTTCACCAATGCCTTATGTGTTTAACAATGGTTTTAGGGGAAGGAAAGGCGGGCCTGTGGAGAAAGTTGTTGAGAGGAGACAGAGGAGGATGATCAAGAACAGAGAGTCGGCTGCCAGATCAAGAGCTCGCAAACAG GCTTACACAATGGAGTTGGAAGCAGAAGTTGCAAAGCTAAAAGAGGAGAACCAGGAGTTGAAGAAGAAACAG GATGAAAT